The Doryrhamphus excisus isolate RoL2022-K1 chromosome 1, RoL_Dexc_1.0, whole genome shotgun sequence genome includes a window with the following:
- the gab1 gene encoding GRB2-associated-binding protein 1 isoform X2: protein MSGGDVVCSGWLRKSPPEKKLRRYAWKKRWFMLRSGRLTGDPDVLEYYKNDHAKKPIRVIDLNLCEQVDAGLTFNKKDLEHSFIFDIKTIDRVFYLVADTEEEMNKWVRCICDICGFNPTDDEAAKAAHQSAIGGLVVDTPPHAALGNIVGPAAAVLSTVPPPYQPVSVRHLDSQSSTEEPQDYLWLVNCESKKPDPNRAHAECSKSTSSETDLNDNLPTHRTPTSSTSSAKHTSHNGYFPQHQAPASASSLYDSPPSRGASMLSDNGLYHLPRSYSQDTVLLPKSASSPTTHPDAGGGGDSSELYVFNTPSRKASVETQMRNRSISYDIPPTPGANSTYQVPRTLSSAGVGGSEGDVVPPPRPPKPSLSSTLGPPPPPAERSPTDNYFVPRSASETDGNYCVPTSAGNKALRSNTIGTVDCSRIRKDFGSQDCYDIPRSFPSDKSCSFDFNESFNSYFKNKGMMPVGSQSTEEVDQNYVPMSANSPSHHHSGSLSEPVHETNYVPMTPSTMEFSSLGKQVPPPAHMGFRSSPKTPPRRPLLSDCQPPPVDRNLKPDRKGKPAPLEIKPLPEWEEPCTPVRSPVTRSFARDLSRFPMPARPPSVHSTASSTDSEDSDENYVAMLSNMKNQSDEPNTKLGAPMTVDGGSSPMVKPKGDKQVEYLDLDLDSGKSTPPRKMKSNGSGMAASDERVDYVVVDQQRTQALKSTREAWNDGRQSTETDATSKGTK, encoded by the exons GTGGATGCCGGGCTAACGTTCAACAAGAAAGACTTGGAGCACAGCTTCATCTTCGACATCAAGACCATCGACCGTGTCTTCTACCTGGTGGCGGACACGGAGGAGGAGATGAATAAGTGGGTACGCTGCATCTGTGATATCTGCGGCTTCAACCCCACCGATGACG AGGCTGCCAAAGCCGCCCACCAGTCAGCCATCGGGGGCCTGGTGGTGGACACTCCCCCGCATGCGGCGTTGGGTAACATCGTGGGTCCTGCAGCAGCAGTGTTGTCCACGGTGCCCCCTCCCTACCAGCCGGTCAGCGTTCGGCATCTGGACTCCCAGTCCAGCACGGAGGAGCCCCAGGATTACTTATGGCTGGTCAACTGTGAGAGCAAGAAGCCGGACCCTAACAG AGCCCATGCCGAGTGTTCCAAGTCTACCTCCTCTGAGACTGACCTGAACGACAACCTCCCCACTCACCGCAcgcccacctcctccacctcctcggCCAAACATACCTCACACAATGGCTACTTCCCGCAGCACCAGGCCCCGGCGTCCGCCTCGTCCCTCTACGACTCGCCGCCGTCGCGCGGAGCATCCATGTTAAGCGACAATGGCCTCTACCACCTTCCCCGCAGCTACTCTCAGGACACAGTACTGCTCCCCAAGTCGGCGTCCTCCCCGACGACCCACCCGGACGCCGGCGGTGGCGGCGACAGCTCTGAACTTTACGTCTTCAACACGCCTTCACGGAAAGCCTCTGTGGAAACGCAGATGCGTAACCGGTCCATCAGCTATGATATCCCGCCGACCCCTGGCGCTAACTCGACCTATCAAGTCCCCCGAACCTTATCCTCTGCAGGAGTAGGGGGCTCAGAGGGCGACGTAGTGCCTCCTCCCAGGCCACCCAAGCCATCGCTTAGCTCCACCTTGggacccccgcccccacctgcGGAGCGTTCACCTACAGACAATTACTTTGTGCCTCGCTCGGCCTCAGAGACCGACGGAAACTACTGTGTGCCTACTAGCGCTGGAAATAAAGCTTTACGCAGCAACACCATCGGAACCGTGGACTGCTCACGCATACGCAAAG aTTTTGGCTCCCAGGACTGCTATGACATTCCCAGATCATTCCCGTCTGACAAGAGTTGCTCGTTCGACTTCAATGAGAGCTTCAACAGCTACTTT aaaaataaaggaATGATGCCGGTGGGCAGCCAGTCCACGGAAGAGGTAGACCAGAACTACGTACCCATGAGTGCCAATTCCCCATCCCACCACCACTCGGGCAGCTTGTCGGAGCCCGTGCACGAAACCAACTATGTGCCCATGACCCCGAGCACCATGGAGTTCTCATCGCTGGGAAAGCAGGTCCCGCCGCCTGCCCACATGGGTTTCCGTTCCAGCCCCAAGACCCCCCCTCGGAGGCCTTTGCTCAGCGACTGCCAGCCGCCGCCTGTGGACCGGAATCTTAAACCGGATCGCAAAG GAAAACCAGCTCCATTGGAGATCAAACCACTGCCAGAATGGGAGGAGCCATGCACGCCTGTCCGCTCGCCCGTCACTCGGTCCTTCGCACGGGA TCTCTCTAGGTTCCCCATGCCCGCCAGACCCCCATCAGTGCATAGCACGGCCTCCAGCACTGACTCCGAGGACAGTGATGAGAATTATGTAGCCATGCTCTCTAATATGAAGAACCAGTCAGATGAACCA AACACAAAGCTAGGCGCTCCGATGACCGTGGATGGCGGGAGCAGCCCCATGGTGAAGCCAAAGGGAGACAAACAGGTGGAGTACCTGGATTTGGATCTAGACTCTGGCAAGTCGACTCCACCTCGGAAG ATGAAGAGCAACGGATCTGGCATGGCGGCGTCGGACGAGCGCGTCGACTACGTGGTTGTTGACCAGCAACGGACACAAGCCCTCAAGAGCACCCGGGAGGCGTGGAACGACGGCCGCCAATCCACAGAAACGGACGCGACATCCAAAGGAACCAAGTAA
- the gab1 gene encoding GRB2-associated-binding protein 1 isoform X3 — protein MLRSGRLTGDPDVLEYYKNDHAKKPIRVIDLNLCEQVDAGLTFNKKDLEHSFIFDIKTIDRVFYLVADTEEEMNKWVRCICDICGFNPTDDEAAKAAHQSAIGGLVVDTPPHAALGNIVGPAAAVLSTVPPPYQPVSVRHLDSQSSTEEPQDYLWLVNCESKKPDPNRAHAECSKSTSSETDLNDNLPTHRTPTSSTSSAKHTSHNGYFPQHQAPASASSLYDSPPSRGASMLSDNGLYHLPRSYSQDTVLLPKSASSPTTHPDAGGGGDSSELYVFNTPSRKASVETQMRNRSISYDIPPTPGANSTYQVPRTLSSAGVGGSEGDVVPPPRPPKPSLSSTLGPPPPPAERSPTDNYFVPRSASETDGNYCVPTSAGNKALRSNTIGTVDCSRIRKDFGSQDCYDIPRSFPSDKSCSFDFNESFNSYFKNKGMMPVGSQSTEEVDQNYVPMSANSPSHHHSGSLSEPVHETNYVPMTPSTMEFSSLGKQVPPPAHMGFRSSPKTPPRRPLLSDCQPPPVDRNLKPDRKGQSPKVIREKGVGLERTDSQTVGEFPRGRRKGKPAPLEIKPLPEWEEPCTPVRSPVTRSFARDLSRFPMPARPPSVHSTASSTDSEDSDENYVAMLSNMKNQSDEPNTKLGAPMTVDGGSSPMVKPKGDKQVEYLDLDLDSGKSTPPRKMKSNGSGMAASDERVDYVVVDQQRTQALKSTREAWNDGRQSTETDATSKGTK, from the exons GTGGATGCCGGGCTAACGTTCAACAAGAAAGACTTGGAGCACAGCTTCATCTTCGACATCAAGACCATCGACCGTGTCTTCTACCTGGTGGCGGACACGGAGGAGGAGATGAATAAGTGGGTACGCTGCATCTGTGATATCTGCGGCTTCAACCCCACCGATGACG AGGCTGCCAAAGCCGCCCACCAGTCAGCCATCGGGGGCCTGGTGGTGGACACTCCCCCGCATGCGGCGTTGGGTAACATCGTGGGTCCTGCAGCAGCAGTGTTGTCCACGGTGCCCCCTCCCTACCAGCCGGTCAGCGTTCGGCATCTGGACTCCCAGTCCAGCACGGAGGAGCCCCAGGATTACTTATGGCTGGTCAACTGTGAGAGCAAGAAGCCGGACCCTAACAG AGCCCATGCCGAGTGTTCCAAGTCTACCTCCTCTGAGACTGACCTGAACGACAACCTCCCCACTCACCGCAcgcccacctcctccacctcctcggCCAAACATACCTCACACAATGGCTACTTCCCGCAGCACCAGGCCCCGGCGTCCGCCTCGTCCCTCTACGACTCGCCGCCGTCGCGCGGAGCATCCATGTTAAGCGACAATGGCCTCTACCACCTTCCCCGCAGCTACTCTCAGGACACAGTACTGCTCCCCAAGTCGGCGTCCTCCCCGACGACCCACCCGGACGCCGGCGGTGGCGGCGACAGCTCTGAACTTTACGTCTTCAACACGCCTTCACGGAAAGCCTCTGTGGAAACGCAGATGCGTAACCGGTCCATCAGCTATGATATCCCGCCGACCCCTGGCGCTAACTCGACCTATCAAGTCCCCCGAACCTTATCCTCTGCAGGAGTAGGGGGCTCAGAGGGCGACGTAGTGCCTCCTCCCAGGCCACCCAAGCCATCGCTTAGCTCCACCTTGggacccccgcccccacctgcGGAGCGTTCACCTACAGACAATTACTTTGTGCCTCGCTCGGCCTCAGAGACCGACGGAAACTACTGTGTGCCTACTAGCGCTGGAAATAAAGCTTTACGCAGCAACACCATCGGAACCGTGGACTGCTCACGCATACGCAAAG aTTTTGGCTCCCAGGACTGCTATGACATTCCCAGATCATTCCCGTCTGACAAGAGTTGCTCGTTCGACTTCAATGAGAGCTTCAACAGCTACTTT aaaaataaaggaATGATGCCGGTGGGCAGCCAGTCCACGGAAGAGGTAGACCAGAACTACGTACCCATGAGTGCCAATTCCCCATCCCACCACCACTCGGGCAGCTTGTCGGAGCCCGTGCACGAAACCAACTATGTGCCCATGACCCCGAGCACCATGGAGTTCTCATCGCTGGGAAAGCAGGTCCCGCCGCCTGCCCACATGGGTTTCCGTTCCAGCCCCAAGACCCCCCCTCGGAGGCCTTTGCTCAGCGACTGCCAGCCGCCGCCTGTGGACCGGAATCTTAAACCGGATCGCAAAG GTCAGAGTCCTAAagtaataagagaaaaaggAGTCGGTTTAGAGCGAACCGACTCCCAAACTGTAGGTGAATTCCCAAGGGGACGACGTAAGG GAAAACCAGCTCCATTGGAGATCAAACCACTGCCAGAATGGGAGGAGCCATGCACGCCTGTCCGCTCGCCCGTCACTCGGTCCTTCGCACGGGA TCTCTCTAGGTTCCCCATGCCCGCCAGACCCCCATCAGTGCATAGCACGGCCTCCAGCACTGACTCCGAGGACAGTGATGAGAATTATGTAGCCATGCTCTCTAATATGAAGAACCAGTCAGATGAACCA AACACAAAGCTAGGCGCTCCGATGACCGTGGATGGCGGGAGCAGCCCCATGGTGAAGCCAAAGGGAGACAAACAGGTGGAGTACCTGGATTTGGATCTAGACTCTGGCAAGTCGACTCCACCTCGGAAG ATGAAGAGCAACGGATCTGGCATGGCGGCGTCGGACGAGCGCGTCGACTACGTGGTTGTTGACCAGCAACGGACACAAGCCCTCAAGAGCACCCGGGAGGCGTGGAACGACGGCCGCCAATCCACAGAAACGGACGCGACATCCAAAGGAACCAAGTAA
- the gab1 gene encoding GRB2-associated-binding protein 1 isoform X1, translating to MSGGDVVCSGWLRKSPPEKKLRRYAWKKRWFMLRSGRLTGDPDVLEYYKNDHAKKPIRVIDLNLCEQVDAGLTFNKKDLEHSFIFDIKTIDRVFYLVADTEEEMNKWVRCICDICGFNPTDDEAAKAAHQSAIGGLVVDTPPHAALGNIVGPAAAVLSTVPPPYQPVSVRHLDSQSSTEEPQDYLWLVNCESKKPDPNRAHAECSKSTSSETDLNDNLPTHRTPTSSTSSAKHTSHNGYFPQHQAPASASSLYDSPPSRGASMLSDNGLYHLPRSYSQDTVLLPKSASSPTTHPDAGGGGDSSELYVFNTPSRKASVETQMRNRSISYDIPPTPGANSTYQVPRTLSSAGVGGSEGDVVPPPRPPKPSLSSTLGPPPPPAERSPTDNYFVPRSASETDGNYCVPTSAGNKALRSNTIGTVDCSRIRKDFGSQDCYDIPRSFPSDKSCSFDFNESFNSYFKNKGMMPVGSQSTEEVDQNYVPMSANSPSHHHSGSLSEPVHETNYVPMTPSTMEFSSLGKQVPPPAHMGFRSSPKTPPRRPLLSDCQPPPVDRNLKPDRKGQSPKVIREKGVGLERTDSQTVGEFPRGRRKGKPAPLEIKPLPEWEEPCTPVRSPVTRSFARDLSRFPMPARPPSVHSTASSTDSEDSDENYVAMLSNMKNQSDEPNTKLGAPMTVDGGSSPMVKPKGDKQVEYLDLDLDSGKSTPPRKMKSNGSGMAASDERVDYVVVDQQRTQALKSTREAWNDGRQSTETDATSKGTK from the exons GTGGATGCCGGGCTAACGTTCAACAAGAAAGACTTGGAGCACAGCTTCATCTTCGACATCAAGACCATCGACCGTGTCTTCTACCTGGTGGCGGACACGGAGGAGGAGATGAATAAGTGGGTACGCTGCATCTGTGATATCTGCGGCTTCAACCCCACCGATGACG AGGCTGCCAAAGCCGCCCACCAGTCAGCCATCGGGGGCCTGGTGGTGGACACTCCCCCGCATGCGGCGTTGGGTAACATCGTGGGTCCTGCAGCAGCAGTGTTGTCCACGGTGCCCCCTCCCTACCAGCCGGTCAGCGTTCGGCATCTGGACTCCCAGTCCAGCACGGAGGAGCCCCAGGATTACTTATGGCTGGTCAACTGTGAGAGCAAGAAGCCGGACCCTAACAG AGCCCATGCCGAGTGTTCCAAGTCTACCTCCTCTGAGACTGACCTGAACGACAACCTCCCCACTCACCGCAcgcccacctcctccacctcctcggCCAAACATACCTCACACAATGGCTACTTCCCGCAGCACCAGGCCCCGGCGTCCGCCTCGTCCCTCTACGACTCGCCGCCGTCGCGCGGAGCATCCATGTTAAGCGACAATGGCCTCTACCACCTTCCCCGCAGCTACTCTCAGGACACAGTACTGCTCCCCAAGTCGGCGTCCTCCCCGACGACCCACCCGGACGCCGGCGGTGGCGGCGACAGCTCTGAACTTTACGTCTTCAACACGCCTTCACGGAAAGCCTCTGTGGAAACGCAGATGCGTAACCGGTCCATCAGCTATGATATCCCGCCGACCCCTGGCGCTAACTCGACCTATCAAGTCCCCCGAACCTTATCCTCTGCAGGAGTAGGGGGCTCAGAGGGCGACGTAGTGCCTCCTCCCAGGCCACCCAAGCCATCGCTTAGCTCCACCTTGggacccccgcccccacctgcGGAGCGTTCACCTACAGACAATTACTTTGTGCCTCGCTCGGCCTCAGAGACCGACGGAAACTACTGTGTGCCTACTAGCGCTGGAAATAAAGCTTTACGCAGCAACACCATCGGAACCGTGGACTGCTCACGCATACGCAAAG aTTTTGGCTCCCAGGACTGCTATGACATTCCCAGATCATTCCCGTCTGACAAGAGTTGCTCGTTCGACTTCAATGAGAGCTTCAACAGCTACTTT aaaaataaaggaATGATGCCGGTGGGCAGCCAGTCCACGGAAGAGGTAGACCAGAACTACGTACCCATGAGTGCCAATTCCCCATCCCACCACCACTCGGGCAGCTTGTCGGAGCCCGTGCACGAAACCAACTATGTGCCCATGACCCCGAGCACCATGGAGTTCTCATCGCTGGGAAAGCAGGTCCCGCCGCCTGCCCACATGGGTTTCCGTTCCAGCCCCAAGACCCCCCCTCGGAGGCCTTTGCTCAGCGACTGCCAGCCGCCGCCTGTGGACCGGAATCTTAAACCGGATCGCAAAG GTCAGAGTCCTAAagtaataagagaaaaaggAGTCGGTTTAGAGCGAACCGACTCCCAAACTGTAGGTGAATTCCCAAGGGGACGACGTAAGG GAAAACCAGCTCCATTGGAGATCAAACCACTGCCAGAATGGGAGGAGCCATGCACGCCTGTCCGCTCGCCCGTCACTCGGTCCTTCGCACGGGA TCTCTCTAGGTTCCCCATGCCCGCCAGACCCCCATCAGTGCATAGCACGGCCTCCAGCACTGACTCCGAGGACAGTGATGAGAATTATGTAGCCATGCTCTCTAATATGAAGAACCAGTCAGATGAACCA AACACAAAGCTAGGCGCTCCGATGACCGTGGATGGCGGGAGCAGCCCCATGGTGAAGCCAAAGGGAGACAAACAGGTGGAGTACCTGGATTTGGATCTAGACTCTGGCAAGTCGACTCCACCTCGGAAG ATGAAGAGCAACGGATCTGGCATGGCGGCGTCGGACGAGCGCGTCGACTACGTGGTTGTTGACCAGCAACGGACACAAGCCCTCAAGAGCACCCGGGAGGCGTGGAACGACGGCCGCCAATCCACAGAAACGGACGCGACATCCAAAGGAACCAAGTAA
- the gab1 gene encoding GRB2-associated-binding protein 1 isoform X4 has translation MSGGDVVCSGWLRKSPPEKKLRRYAWKKRWFMLRSGRLTGDPDVLEYYKNDHAKKPIRVIDLNLCEQVDAGLTFNKKDLEHSFIFDIKTIDRVFYLVADTEEEMNKWVRCICDICGFNPTDDEAAKAAHQSAIGGLVVDTPPHAALGNIVGPAAAVLSTVPPPYQPVSVRHLDSQSSTEEPQDYLWLVNCESKKPDPNRAHAECSKSTSSETDLNDNLPTHRTPTSSTSSAKHTSHNGYFPQHQAPASASSLYDSPPSRGASMLSDNGLYHLPRSYSQDTVLLPKSASSPTTHPDAGGGGDSSELYVFNTPSRKASVETQMRNRSISYDIPPTPGANSTYQVPRTLSSAGVGGSEGDVVPPPRPPKPSLSSTLGPPPPPAERSPTDNYFVPRSASETDGNYCVPTSAGNKALRSNTIGTVDCSRIRKDFGSQDCYDIPRSFPSDKSCSFDFNESFNSYFKNKGMMPVGSQSTEEVDQNYVPMSANSPSHHHSGSLSEPVHETNYVPMTPSTMEFSSLGKQVPPPAHMGFRSSPKTPPRRPLLSDCQPPPVDRNLKPDRKGQSPKVIREKGVGLERTDSQTVGEFPRGRRKGKPAPLEIKPLPEWEEPCTPVRSPVTRSFAREEESFYCTVPITPVKREVEELDSVEEVSRVARFQTCMALQCCHYYYYLFLLVCHPEDLSALHHLLVFVTILL, from the exons GTGGATGCCGGGCTAACGTTCAACAAGAAAGACTTGGAGCACAGCTTCATCTTCGACATCAAGACCATCGACCGTGTCTTCTACCTGGTGGCGGACACGGAGGAGGAGATGAATAAGTGGGTACGCTGCATCTGTGATATCTGCGGCTTCAACCCCACCGATGACG AGGCTGCCAAAGCCGCCCACCAGTCAGCCATCGGGGGCCTGGTGGTGGACACTCCCCCGCATGCGGCGTTGGGTAACATCGTGGGTCCTGCAGCAGCAGTGTTGTCCACGGTGCCCCCTCCCTACCAGCCGGTCAGCGTTCGGCATCTGGACTCCCAGTCCAGCACGGAGGAGCCCCAGGATTACTTATGGCTGGTCAACTGTGAGAGCAAGAAGCCGGACCCTAACAG AGCCCATGCCGAGTGTTCCAAGTCTACCTCCTCTGAGACTGACCTGAACGACAACCTCCCCACTCACCGCAcgcccacctcctccacctcctcggCCAAACATACCTCACACAATGGCTACTTCCCGCAGCACCAGGCCCCGGCGTCCGCCTCGTCCCTCTACGACTCGCCGCCGTCGCGCGGAGCATCCATGTTAAGCGACAATGGCCTCTACCACCTTCCCCGCAGCTACTCTCAGGACACAGTACTGCTCCCCAAGTCGGCGTCCTCCCCGACGACCCACCCGGACGCCGGCGGTGGCGGCGACAGCTCTGAACTTTACGTCTTCAACACGCCTTCACGGAAAGCCTCTGTGGAAACGCAGATGCGTAACCGGTCCATCAGCTATGATATCCCGCCGACCCCTGGCGCTAACTCGACCTATCAAGTCCCCCGAACCTTATCCTCTGCAGGAGTAGGGGGCTCAGAGGGCGACGTAGTGCCTCCTCCCAGGCCACCCAAGCCATCGCTTAGCTCCACCTTGggacccccgcccccacctgcGGAGCGTTCACCTACAGACAATTACTTTGTGCCTCGCTCGGCCTCAGAGACCGACGGAAACTACTGTGTGCCTACTAGCGCTGGAAATAAAGCTTTACGCAGCAACACCATCGGAACCGTGGACTGCTCACGCATACGCAAAG aTTTTGGCTCCCAGGACTGCTATGACATTCCCAGATCATTCCCGTCTGACAAGAGTTGCTCGTTCGACTTCAATGAGAGCTTCAACAGCTACTTT aaaaataaaggaATGATGCCGGTGGGCAGCCAGTCCACGGAAGAGGTAGACCAGAACTACGTACCCATGAGTGCCAATTCCCCATCCCACCACCACTCGGGCAGCTTGTCGGAGCCCGTGCACGAAACCAACTATGTGCCCATGACCCCGAGCACCATGGAGTTCTCATCGCTGGGAAAGCAGGTCCCGCCGCCTGCCCACATGGGTTTCCGTTCCAGCCCCAAGACCCCCCCTCGGAGGCCTTTGCTCAGCGACTGCCAGCCGCCGCCTGTGGACCGGAATCTTAAACCGGATCGCAAAG GTCAGAGTCCTAAagtaataagagaaaaaggAGTCGGTTTAGAGCGAACCGACTCCCAAACTGTAGGTGAATTCCCAAGGGGACGACGTAAGG GAAAACCAGCTCCATTGGAGATCAAACCACTGCCAGAATGGGAGGAGCCATGCACGCCTGTCCGCTCGCCCGTCACTCGGTCCTTCGCACGGGA AGAGGAGTCCTTCTACTGCACTGTCCCCATCACCCCCGTAAAGAGGGAGGTGGAGGAACTTGACAGCGTAGAGGAGGTGAGCAGGGTTGCCAGGTTTCAAACTTGCATGGCCCTGCAGTgttgccattattattattatttatttttattagtctGCCATCCAGAGGATTTATCTGCACTACACCACTTATTAGTATTTGTCACCATCCTATTGTAG
- the gab1 gene encoding GRB2-associated-binding protein 1 isoform X5 codes for MSGGDVVCSGWLRKSPPEKKLRRYAWKKRWFMLRSGRLTGDPDVLEYYKNDHAKKPIRVIDLNLCEQVDAGLTFNKKDLEHSFIFDIKTIDRVFYLVADTEEEMNKWVRCICDICGFNPTDDEAAKAAHQSAIGGLVVDTPPHAALGNIVGPAAAVLSTVPPPYQPVSVRHLDSQSSTEEPQDYLWLVNCESKKPDPNRAHAECSKSTSSETDLNDNLPTHRTPTSSTSSAKHTSHNGYFPQHQAPASASSLYDSPPSRGASMLSDNGLYHLPRSYSQDTVLLPKSASSPTTHPDAGGGGDSSELYVFNTPSRKASVETQMRNRSISYDIPPTPGANSTYQVPRTLSSAGVGGSEGDVVPPPRPPKPSLSSTLGPPPPPAERSPTDNYFVPRSASETDGNYCVPTSAGNKALRSNTIGTVDCSRIRKDFGSQDCYDIPRSFPSDKSCSFDFNESFNSYFKNKGMMPVGSQSTEEVDQNYVPMSANSPSHHHSGSLSEPVHETNYVPMTPSTMEFSSLGKQVPPPAHMGFRSSPKTPPRRPLLSDCQPPPVDRNLKPDRKGKPAPLEIKPLPEWEEPCTPVRSPVTRSFAREEESFYCTVPITPVKREVEELDSVEEVSRVARFQTCMALQCCHYYYYLFLLVCHPEDLSALHHLLVFVTILL; via the exons GTGGATGCCGGGCTAACGTTCAACAAGAAAGACTTGGAGCACAGCTTCATCTTCGACATCAAGACCATCGACCGTGTCTTCTACCTGGTGGCGGACACGGAGGAGGAGATGAATAAGTGGGTACGCTGCATCTGTGATATCTGCGGCTTCAACCCCACCGATGACG AGGCTGCCAAAGCCGCCCACCAGTCAGCCATCGGGGGCCTGGTGGTGGACACTCCCCCGCATGCGGCGTTGGGTAACATCGTGGGTCCTGCAGCAGCAGTGTTGTCCACGGTGCCCCCTCCCTACCAGCCGGTCAGCGTTCGGCATCTGGACTCCCAGTCCAGCACGGAGGAGCCCCAGGATTACTTATGGCTGGTCAACTGTGAGAGCAAGAAGCCGGACCCTAACAG AGCCCATGCCGAGTGTTCCAAGTCTACCTCCTCTGAGACTGACCTGAACGACAACCTCCCCACTCACCGCAcgcccacctcctccacctcctcggCCAAACATACCTCACACAATGGCTACTTCCCGCAGCACCAGGCCCCGGCGTCCGCCTCGTCCCTCTACGACTCGCCGCCGTCGCGCGGAGCATCCATGTTAAGCGACAATGGCCTCTACCACCTTCCCCGCAGCTACTCTCAGGACACAGTACTGCTCCCCAAGTCGGCGTCCTCCCCGACGACCCACCCGGACGCCGGCGGTGGCGGCGACAGCTCTGAACTTTACGTCTTCAACACGCCTTCACGGAAAGCCTCTGTGGAAACGCAGATGCGTAACCGGTCCATCAGCTATGATATCCCGCCGACCCCTGGCGCTAACTCGACCTATCAAGTCCCCCGAACCTTATCCTCTGCAGGAGTAGGGGGCTCAGAGGGCGACGTAGTGCCTCCTCCCAGGCCACCCAAGCCATCGCTTAGCTCCACCTTGggacccccgcccccacctgcGGAGCGTTCACCTACAGACAATTACTTTGTGCCTCGCTCGGCCTCAGAGACCGACGGAAACTACTGTGTGCCTACTAGCGCTGGAAATAAAGCTTTACGCAGCAACACCATCGGAACCGTGGACTGCTCACGCATACGCAAAG aTTTTGGCTCCCAGGACTGCTATGACATTCCCAGATCATTCCCGTCTGACAAGAGTTGCTCGTTCGACTTCAATGAGAGCTTCAACAGCTACTTT aaaaataaaggaATGATGCCGGTGGGCAGCCAGTCCACGGAAGAGGTAGACCAGAACTACGTACCCATGAGTGCCAATTCCCCATCCCACCACCACTCGGGCAGCTTGTCGGAGCCCGTGCACGAAACCAACTATGTGCCCATGACCCCGAGCACCATGGAGTTCTCATCGCTGGGAAAGCAGGTCCCGCCGCCTGCCCACATGGGTTTCCGTTCCAGCCCCAAGACCCCCCCTCGGAGGCCTTTGCTCAGCGACTGCCAGCCGCCGCCTGTGGACCGGAATCTTAAACCGGATCGCAAAG GAAAACCAGCTCCATTGGAGATCAAACCACTGCCAGAATGGGAGGAGCCATGCACGCCTGTCCGCTCGCCCGTCACTCGGTCCTTCGCACGGGA AGAGGAGTCCTTCTACTGCACTGTCCCCATCACCCCCGTAAAGAGGGAGGTGGAGGAACTTGACAGCGTAGAGGAGGTGAGCAGGGTTGCCAGGTTTCAAACTTGCATGGCCCTGCAGTgttgccattattattattatttatttttattagtctGCCATCCAGAGGATTTATCTGCACTACACCACTTATTAGTATTTGTCACCATCCTATTGTAG
- the LOC131139993 gene encoding uncharacterized protein LOC131139993, which produces MVKRLLAAKDWTPLPEVPQVQHSPSESAYRVVCQCTDVSVVQHRLIDRYELKTLTDHEHSGPMLDTIPEGVWSNGPFDVGCCELKVFCFHLSWPMVPVHPHAPRFQEQPWFVQSSFAPGVVSFAASRWMDDLLLATDSADCCLQATEAVLLCLYELGFKVSRKKLQCWRKTVSFLGRVLSAAGYAMSDAHCASILRHPKPSTVWSEAQ; this is translated from the coding sequence ATGGTGAAACGGTTGTTGGCAGCTAAAGACTGGACGCCACTCCCTGAGGTACCGCAGGTACAACACTCACCCTCGGAGTCGGCGTATCGTGTGGTGTGCCAATGCACAGACGTGTCCGTTGTTCAACATCGCTTGATTGACAGGTACGAGCTAAAAACACTGACAGATCACGAACACTCCGGACCCATGTTGGACACCATCCCGGAGGGGGTGTGGTCCAACGGTCCATTTGACGTAGGTTGTTGTGAGTTGAAAGTATTTTGCTTTCACCTATCATGGCCAATGGTTCCAGTACACCCGCATGCCCCAAGGTTTCAAGAACAACCCTGGTTTGTTCAATCATCATTTGCGCCAGGTGTTGTCAGTTTTGCAGCTTCCAGATGGATGGACGATCTCCTCCTCGCCACTGACTCTGCTGATTGTTGTTTGCAGGCCACGGAAGCCGTGCTGCTGTGCCTGTACGAATTGGGTTTCAAAGTCTCACGCAAAAAGCTACAATGCTGGAGGAAAACTGTCTCCTTTCTGGGTCGTGTTCTCTCAGCTGCTGGCTACGCCATGTCGGACGCCCATTGTGCGTCCATCCTCAGGCATCCCAAGCCTTCCACG